In Helicoverpa armigera isolate CAAS_96S chromosome 20, ASM3070526v1, whole genome shotgun sequence, one DNA window encodes the following:
- the LOC110377340 gene encoding pinin isoform X1 yields the protein MGTEVAISFSSLRAQLENEKSSLFKIDENIKKIVQTTGRFNDRFNSTGEYPRGNNRTGGRNAFPDGGNNFKNDEQFAKRKHETKTVFSRLSARVHDSDGEDDGPGAKRARVPSAVCRELPTRAAVLRAQGDDEQARTRNRRIFGSLLGTLQKFKQEEIVLQTKEDKKAQVERKIEEQARLEKEREQKERKTLFAEREHKKATIKALEAKMARVQEFEKWEESQKSLANFILTKAKPHVYWLPKKMSDKANEKLESSRKYHEKCMVKKRQELQEELQRIEQRCLRPRGPGTKENDPDNHDAEDQKDVDMANKDEKKKRDKFAADVDEKEDSDGDDRHDEETKDKQPEPPQQMETEEIKVETNTVQNTTMDTEVANDSSQLSLETTLNDTQASLDTQNHS from the exons ATGGGGACAGAAGTAGCTATATCGTTTAGTTCTTTACGTGCTCAACTAGAAAATGAGAAAAGCAGCTTGTTTAAAATAGacgaaaacattaaaaaaattgttcaaaCCACCGGAAGATTCAATGATAG ATTTAATTCTACGGGTGAATATCCTCGAGGTAACAATCGTACAGGCGGCCGAAACGCTTTCCCAGACGGAGGGAACAACTTCAAAAATGATGAGCAGTTTGCAAAACGAAAACATGAGACCAAAACAGTTTTCAGCAG ATTATCAGCCCGTGTACATGACAGTGATGGGGAAGATGACGGGCCTGGAGCCAAGAGAGCCCGGGTTCCTTCAGCTGTGTGCAGAGAGCTGCCCACTAGGGCTGCAGTGCTACGGGCCCAGGGTGACGATGAGCAGGCTAGAACACGGAACAGACGCATATTCGGATCACTCCTCGGAACATTACAGAAATTCAAGCAGGAAGAAATTGTACTACAAACTAAG gAAGATAAAAAAGCACAAGTGGAACGTAAAATAGAAGAACAAGCCAGACTAGAGAAGGAAAGAGaacagaaagaaagaaagactTTATTTGCTGAGAGAGAACATAAAAAGGCCACAATTAAAGCATTAGAAGCCAAAATGGCGCGAGTTCAGGAGTTTGAGAAGTGGGAGGAGTCACAGAAGAGCCTCGCTAACTTCATCCTGACCAAGGCTAAGCCTCACGTATACTGGCTGCCCAAAAAGATGTCCGATAAGGCTAATGAGAAATTAGAATCAAGTAGAAAGTATCATGAGA AATGCATGGTGAAGAAGCGTCAAGAACTCCAGGAAGAACTACAACGGATAGAGCAGAGGTGTCTCCGGCCACGAGGACCTGGCACCAAGGAGAATGACCCTGACAATCATGATGCAGAGGACCAGAAGGATGTTGATATGGCAAATAAGGATGAGAAGAAGAAGCGAGACAAGTTCGCAGCAGATGTTGATGAGAAGGAGGACAGTGATGGTGATGACAGACACGACGAGGAGACTAAAGATAAACAGCCAGAGCCTCCACAACAGATGG aaacAGAAGAAATCAAAGTAGAAACAAACACAGTACAGAATACAACAATGGACACAGAAGTTGCAAATGACAGCAGCCAGCTATCCCTGGAGACTACCCTGAACGACACTCAAGCATCCCTCGACACACAGAACCATTCCTAA
- the LOC110377340 gene encoding pinin isoform X2 encodes MIKLSARVHDSDGEDDGPGAKRARVPSAVCRELPTRAAVLRAQGDDEQARTRNRRIFGSLLGTLQKFKQEEIVLQTKEDKKAQVERKIEEQARLEKEREQKERKTLFAEREHKKATIKALEAKMARVQEFEKWEESQKSLANFILTKAKPHVYWLPKKMSDKANEKLESSRKYHEKCMVKKRQELQEELQRIEQRCLRPRGPGTKENDPDNHDAEDQKDVDMANKDEKKKRDKFAADVDEKEDSDGDDRHDEETKDKQPEPPQQMETEEIKVETNTVQNTTMDTEVANDSSQLSLETTLNDTQASLDTQNHS; translated from the exons ATGATAAA ATTATCAGCCCGTGTACATGACAGTGATGGGGAAGATGACGGGCCTGGAGCCAAGAGAGCCCGGGTTCCTTCAGCTGTGTGCAGAGAGCTGCCCACTAGGGCTGCAGTGCTACGGGCCCAGGGTGACGATGAGCAGGCTAGAACACGGAACAGACGCATATTCGGATCACTCCTCGGAACATTACAGAAATTCAAGCAGGAAGAAATTGTACTACAAACTAAG gAAGATAAAAAAGCACAAGTGGAACGTAAAATAGAAGAACAAGCCAGACTAGAGAAGGAAAGAGaacagaaagaaagaaagactTTATTTGCTGAGAGAGAACATAAAAAGGCCACAATTAAAGCATTAGAAGCCAAAATGGCGCGAGTTCAGGAGTTTGAGAAGTGGGAGGAGTCACAGAAGAGCCTCGCTAACTTCATCCTGACCAAGGCTAAGCCTCACGTATACTGGCTGCCCAAAAAGATGTCCGATAAGGCTAATGAGAAATTAGAATCAAGTAGAAAGTATCATGAGA AATGCATGGTGAAGAAGCGTCAAGAACTCCAGGAAGAACTACAACGGATAGAGCAGAGGTGTCTCCGGCCACGAGGACCTGGCACCAAGGAGAATGACCCTGACAATCATGATGCAGAGGACCAGAAGGATGTTGATATGGCAAATAAGGATGAGAAGAAGAAGCGAGACAAGTTCGCAGCAGATGTTGATGAGAAGGAGGACAGTGATGGTGATGACAGACACGACGAGGAGACTAAAGATAAACAGCCAGAGCCTCCACAACAGATGG aaacAGAAGAAATCAAAGTAGAAACAAACACAGTACAGAATACAACAATGGACACAGAAGTTGCAAATGACAGCAGCCAGCTATCCCTGGAGACTACCCTGAACGACACTCAAGCATCCCTCGACACACAGAACCATTCCTAA